The Hymenobacter baengnokdamensis genome includes a region encoding these proteins:
- a CDS encoding cell division protein FtsQ/DivIB, whose protein sequence is MTVRNLLVALACLLGLGSMAAFAAFRQAHRPVQNVVVNVANEFNNYFISERGVTALLTNGGKEPVLGTVPEGPRLRELENRLKAHPFVRDAQVYRDLAGNLHADVHQNRPIARLVHPDDRLDTYVDANGRRLPLSPLYTARVATVSRAGGGTLPSNFFQDSTSRGYLDFLRFVDEHPFWRAQVAEVFVEPGGKLSFTQQVGDQRIEFGVPEDISEKFAKLMVFYRQIPSVLGWDTYHRINVEYQNQIICE, encoded by the coding sequence ATGACCGTTCGCAATCTGCTTGTCGCGCTTGCCTGCCTGCTGGGGTTGGGTAGCATGGCGGCGTTTGCGGCCTTTCGGCAGGCGCACCGCCCGGTGCAAAATGTAGTGGTAAACGTAGCCAACGAGTTCAATAATTATTTTATCAGCGAGCGCGGCGTAACAGCGCTCCTTACCAATGGCGGTAAAGAGCCGGTGCTGGGCACGGTGCCCGAAGGCCCGCGACTGCGCGAGCTGGAAAACCGGTTAAAGGCGCACCCTTTCGTGCGCGATGCGCAGGTGTACCGCGACCTCGCCGGCAATCTGCACGCCGACGTGCACCAAAACCGGCCCATCGCCCGTTTGGTACACCCCGATGACCGCCTCGATACCTACGTCGATGCCAATGGCCGGCGGCTGCCGCTGTCGCCGCTCTACACGGCGCGGGTGGCCACCGTGAGCCGGGCCGGCGGCGGCACGCTGCCCAGCAATTTTTTTCAGGATAGTACCAGCCGGGGCTACCTCGATTTTTTACGCTTTGTCGATGAGCATCCCTTCTGGCGGGCTCAGGTGGCCGAAGTTTTTGTGGAGCCGGGCGGCAAGCTCAGCTTTACGCAGCAGGTGGGCGACCAGCGTATCGAGTTTGGAGTCCCCGAAGATATTTCGGAAAAATTCGCCAAATTGATGGTATTTTACCGTCAAATTCCCTCAGTGCTAGGCTGGGATACGTACCATCGCATAAACGTAGAATACCAAAATCAAATAATTTGCGAGTAG
- the ftsA gene encoding cell division protein FtsA has protein sequence MQQDKIVVGLDIGTTKICALVGRKNEYGKLEILGMGKAVSEGVQRGLVLNIDKTVDAIKRAIRQAEEQSGIDIGVVNVGIAGQHIKSLQHNGSITRPSGDNEITQDDVNRLTADMYRLVTPPGSQIIHVMPQDYKVDFEGGVTDPIGMAGVRLEGNFHIITAQSAAINNINKCVTKAGLAIADLILEPLASSVSVLSDEEKEAGVALIDIGGGTTDLAVFKDGIIRHAAVLPFGGNIITQDIKQGCNVTPNQAEQLKVKFGKAIAEEASDYEIVSIPGLPNRPPKEVSLKNLAYIIEARMSEIIELVYAEIYRMGLQDQLSAGVVLTGGGSQLQNLEQLTEYLTGLDTRIGYPNQHLGKGKIEDVKSPMHATGVGLVLAGYQAQDERVARPGYGEEEIPPYSYQPVAPVAAPVVPSFTPAPAAPVAPAATAPEAPKPPKEQKGLKFLGDITRKLKGILIDDFDDKQY, from the coding sequence ATGCAACAAGATAAAATAGTCGTCGGCCTCGACATCGGCACCACGAAAATCTGCGCCTTAGTGGGCCGCAAAAACGAGTACGGTAAGCTCGAGATTCTGGGCATGGGCAAGGCCGTGTCGGAAGGGGTACAGCGCGGCCTTGTGTTGAATATCGATAAAACCGTAGATGCAATTAAGCGGGCCATCCGGCAAGCGGAAGAGCAGTCGGGCATCGACATTGGGGTGGTAAATGTGGGCATTGCGGGGCAGCACATCAAGTCGCTGCAGCACAATGGCTCCATTACCCGGCCCAGCGGCGACAATGAGATTACGCAGGACGACGTGAACCGCCTCACCGCCGATATGTACCGGCTGGTGACCCCGCCGGGCTCGCAGATTATCCACGTAATGCCGCAGGATTATAAGGTTGACTTTGAAGGCGGCGTCACCGACCCCATCGGCATGGCTGGCGTGCGCCTGGAAGGTAACTTTCACATTATCACGGCTCAGAGCGCAGCTATCAACAACATTAATAAATGCGTGACCAAGGCCGGGCTGGCTATTGCCGACCTCATTCTGGAGCCGCTGGCCTCGAGTGTATCGGTGCTTAGCGACGAAGAGAAAGAGGCGGGCGTGGCGCTGATTGACATCGGCGGCGGTACTACCGACCTGGCCGTTTTCAAAGATGGTATTATTCGCCACGCGGCGGTGCTGCCCTTCGGCGGCAATATCATTACCCAGGATATCAAGCAGGGCTGCAACGTGACGCCCAACCAGGCCGAGCAGCTGAAGGTGAAGTTTGGCAAAGCCATTGCCGAGGAAGCCAGCGACTACGAAATCGTGAGCATTCCGGGCTTGCCCAACCGCCCGCCCAAAGAAGTATCGCTCAAGAATCTGGCGTATATCATTGAGGCCCGCATGTCGGAGATTATCGAGCTGGTATATGCCGAAATTTACCGGATGGGCCTGCAGGACCAGCTCTCGGCCGGCGTAGTGCTGACCGGCGGCGGCTCGCAGCTCCAGAACCTGGAGCAGCTGACCGAGTACCTCACCGGCCTCGATACGCGCATCGGCTACCCCAATCAGCACCTGGGTAAGGGTAAGATTGAGGATGTGAAGTCGCCCATGCACGCTACCGGCGTGGGCCTGGTGCTGGCCGGCTACCAGGCGCAGGACGAGCGCGTGGCGCGCCCCGGCTACGGCGAGGAAGAAATACCGCCTTACAGCTACCAGCCGGTGGCTCCCGTGGCGGCCCCGGTAGTGCCGAGCTTTACGCCCGCTCCGGCCGCGCCCGTAGCGCCGGCGGCTACGGCGCCCGAGGCCCCCAAGCCACCCAAAGAGCAGAAGGGACTCAAGTTCCTGGGCGACATTACGCGCAAGCTCAAGGGTATTCTGATTGACGATTTTGACGACAAGCAATATTAA
- the ftsZ gene encoding cell division protein FtsZ produces the protein MNFTFDIPAQSRSIIKVIGVGGGGSNAVKHMHKQGIKDVEFIICNTDRQALESSTVPNKLQIGVDLTEGLGAGAKPERGRQAALESREQIRELLSNGTKMLFITAGMGGGTGTGAAPVIAQVAQELNILTVGIVTAPFLFEGKKKRDQAEQGIKELSEHCDTVLVILNDKLRQLYGNLTMGQAFAKADTVLTTAAKSIAEIITVTADVNVDFEDVKTVMKDSGAAVMGSSVTEGENRARRAAEEALNSPLLNNTDIQGAQRILLSIMSGDQAELEMDELSEITEYIQGKAGADAEMIFGHGTDETLGQSIRVTVIATGFAREAHTIATNGRAEGTPEPVAATPVAEVSGNLDKDRPAQPAPVAQAGPAPVVPTFTTPEPARVTYELNGPNTPNAQTGLAGVPITAPGDPVLLSGQQAAQQPAAARPRPAMLEAQAEERRRRLQQLSQSQGLSPDATTHLDTPAYLRRGQKLEPVTPSSAQNISRFNLSDDNELLGDNRFLHDNVD, from the coding sequence ATGAATTTCACCTTCGACATTCCGGCCCAGAGCCGCTCCATCATCAAGGTGATTGGGGTAGGGGGCGGGGGCTCCAACGCCGTGAAGCACATGCATAAGCAGGGCATCAAGGACGTGGAGTTTATTATCTGCAACACCGACCGCCAGGCGCTCGAAAGCTCCACGGTGCCCAATAAGCTCCAGATAGGCGTGGACCTGACCGAAGGCCTCGGGGCCGGGGCCAAGCCCGAGCGCGGCCGGCAAGCTGCCCTCGAAAGCCGCGAGCAAATCCGGGAGCTGCTGAGCAACGGCACTAAGATGCTGTTTATCACAGCGGGCATGGGTGGCGGCACCGGCACCGGCGCCGCGCCGGTTATCGCGCAGGTAGCGCAGGAATTGAATATTCTAACCGTGGGTATCGTCACGGCTCCTTTCCTGTTTGAGGGCAAGAAGAAGCGCGACCAGGCCGAGCAGGGTATCAAGGAGCTGAGCGAGCACTGCGATACGGTGCTGGTGATTCTCAACGATAAGCTGCGCCAGCTCTACGGCAACCTGACAATGGGCCAGGCCTTCGCCAAGGCCGATACGGTGCTGACCACGGCCGCCAAGTCGATTGCCGAAATCATTACGGTGACGGCCGACGTGAACGTGGACTTTGAGGACGTGAAAACGGTGATGAAGGACTCGGGCGCGGCCGTAATGGGCAGCTCCGTGACGGAGGGGGAAAACCGCGCCCGCCGCGCCGCCGAGGAAGCTCTGAACTCGCCGCTGCTCAACAACACCGATATTCAGGGGGCGCAGCGCATTCTGCTCAGCATTATGTCGGGCGACCAGGCCGAGCTGGAAATGGATGAGCTGTCGGAAATCACGGAATACATCCAGGGCAAGGCCGGCGCAGATGCGGAAATGATTTTTGGCCACGGCACCGACGAAACGCTGGGCCAGAGCATTCGCGTGACGGTAATCGCCACGGGCTTTGCCCGCGAGGCGCACACCATCGCTACCAACGGCCGTGCCGAGGGCACGCCCGAGCCCGTAGCCGCCACGCCAGTGGCCGAAGTATCGGGTAACCTTGATAAGGACCGGCCGGCCCAGCCCGCGCCGGTAGCTCAAGCGGGGCCGGCCCCGGTAGTACCCACCTTTACCACGCCCGAGCCCGCGCGGGTAACCTACGAGCTGAACGGCCCGAACACGCCCAACGCCCAGACTGGCCTGGCCGGGGTGCCCATTACCGCACCCGGCGACCCGGTGCTGCTATCGGGCCAGCAAGCCGCTCAGCAGCCGGCGGCAGCCCGCCCCCGGCCGGCCATGCTGGAGGCTCAGGCCGAAGAGCGGCGCCGTCGCTTGCAGCAACTGAGCCAGAGCCAGGGCCTCTCGCCCGATGCCACCACGCACCTCGATACGCCGGCTTACCTGCGCCGCGGCCAGAAGCTGGAGCCCGTAACGCCGAGCAGCGCGCAAAATATCTCGCGCTTTAACCTAAGCGATGACAACGAGCTGCTGGGGGATAACCGCTTTTTGCACGATAACGTGGACTAA
- a CDS encoding glycosyltransferase family 9 protein, translated as MFRTLGEHYRAFRRRRKLETLRSADAAALENQARPDAGRVLVLRHDSIGDYLLYRPWLRRLSEEVRKRGQHLTLLANAVWAPLARAWDADCFDELLVLDTGRFMTDLAYRHEVLHQIGSKGFGEIIYPLHVREPAVETFVQFLKAPVCIASEGSLRPGPEYQLLDAGFTLLLPSTPAVLFEYDRNREFFENWRRATGLATELPQPAPLQLPTSVQHAVQVAAGTPYIVLFPGASARRKRWPPRHFARLAQGLHQRYGSRYRLVLAGSPADARLAQEIAQAAGPTVPLENQCGQTDLPGLAALLAGARLLISNDTVAAHLAAQAGTPCLVLLMGENYGKFFPYPPALLRAPCRCLFPPSQEARFAQGDFSRPAHDPDIRLITPARVAAAAEELLG; from the coding sequence ATGTTTCGTACGTTGGGTGAGCATTATCGGGCGTTTCGCCGTCGGCGTAAGCTGGAAACCCTTCGTAGCGCCGATGCCGCTGCGCTGGAAAACCAGGCGCGGCCCGATGCCGGGCGGGTGCTGGTGCTGCGCCACGACTCTATCGGCGACTACCTGCTTTATCGCCCCTGGCTTCGCCGCCTGAGTGAGGAAGTGCGCAAGAGAGGGCAGCACCTGACGCTGCTGGCTAATGCCGTATGGGCCCCGTTGGCTCGTGCCTGGGATGCCGACTGTTTTGATGAGCTGCTGGTGCTGGATACTGGGCGCTTTATGACCGACCTGGCCTATCGCCACGAAGTGCTTCACCAAATTGGGAGTAAGGGTTTTGGCGAGATAATCTATCCGCTGCACGTGCGGGAGCCGGCGGTCGAAACCTTTGTGCAGTTCTTAAAAGCTCCCGTGTGCATTGCCAGCGAGGGTTCGCTCCGGCCCGGCCCCGAGTACCAGTTGCTCGACGCAGGCTTCACGCTGCTGCTGCCCAGCACGCCGGCAGTGCTGTTTGAGTACGACCGCAACCGGGAGTTTTTTGAAAACTGGCGGCGCGCTACCGGGCTGGCTACCGAACTGCCCCAGCCCGCGCCTTTGCAGCTGCCCACCAGCGTGCAGCATGCAGTACAGGTAGCAGCAGGTACTCCTTATATAGTACTTTTTCCGGGAGCCAGTGCCCGGCGCAAGCGCTGGCCCCCCCGGCACTTTGCCCGGCTGGCGCAGGGCCTGCACCAGCGCTATGGCAGCCGGTATCGGCTGGTGCTGGCCGGCAGTCCTGCCGATGCCCGGCTGGCGCAGGAGATAGCCCAGGCTGCCGGCCCCACGGTGCCACTGGAAAACCAGTGCGGCCAAACCGACCTGCCCGGCCTGGCTGCCCTGCTAGCGGGCGCACGCCTGCTTATTAGCAACGATACCGTGGCTGCTCATTTGGCCGCGCAGGCCGGTACCCCCTGCCTGGTGCTGCTGATGGGGGAAAATTATGGCAAATTCTTCCCGTATCCACCGGCGCTGCTGCGGGCGCCGTGCCGCTGTCTGTTTCCGCCCAGCCAGGAAGCGCGGTTTGCGCAGGGTGACTTTAGCCGCCCCGCACACGACCCGGATATCCGGCTGATTACGCCCGCTCGGGTAGCAGCAGCAGCTGAGGAGCTACTAGGCTGA
- a CDS encoding cytochrome-c peroxidase translates to MTIINLRVLAFLLGGMLLGGCGGKGSIDPVTPTPVVPTPTAYALTLPAGFPTPVIPADNPLTNEGVALGRMLFYEKALSSTGIMSCSSCHQQSKSFTDGLPLAVGVDGVANPRGTMSLVNVLWSTQLTWDGAFTTLETQAQKPLENTIELHQPLAASVAKLQATTLYPPLFEAAFGTKTITPALTLKALAQFERTIISSNSRYDKYVATRAGFSADEVAGLQLYTTHIAPGVVRGAECFHCHTQPLMSSGYAGKFFNNGLDVTFADPGRGGITLLAVDQGKFIAPTLRNIALTAPYMHDGRFKTLEEVLDHYSDHVQMASPNLDPNLIQGINDPPFGTHMDLTPTEKRQVLAFLKTLTDSTIITDKRFSSPF, encoded by the coding sequence ATGACTATTATTAACCTTCGGGTGCTGGCCTTCCTGCTCGGCGGCATGCTGCTGGGCGGCTGCGGTGGCAAGGGCAGCATCGACCCCGTCACGCCTACGCCGGTGGTACCCACTCCCACGGCCTATGCCCTTACGCTACCGGCCGGCTTTCCTACCCCGGTAATTCCGGCCGATAACCCGCTCACCAACGAAGGGGTGGCGCTGGGGCGCATGCTGTTTTACGAAAAAGCGCTTTCGAGCACCGGCATCATGAGCTGCAGCTCGTGCCACCAGCAAAGCAAGTCCTTTACCGATGGCCTGCCGCTGGCCGTAGGCGTCGATGGCGTAGCTAATCCGCGCGGCACCATGTCGCTGGTAAACGTGCTCTGGAGCACCCAGCTCACCTGGGACGGGGCCTTTACCACCCTCGAAACCCAGGCCCAGAAGCCGCTTGAAAATACCATTGAGCTGCATCAGCCGCTGGCGGCGAGCGTAGCCAAGCTCCAGGCTACCACCTTGTACCCACCCTTATTTGAGGCCGCCTTTGGCACCAAAACCATTACGCCCGCGCTCACGCTCAAGGCGCTGGCGCAGTTTGAGCGCACTATTATTTCCAGCAATTCGCGCTACGATAAATACGTGGCTACCCGCGCCGGCTTCAGTGCCGACGAGGTAGCGGGCTTGCAGCTCTACACAACGCACATTGCGCCGGGCGTGGTGCGCGGGGCCGAGTGCTTCCACTGCCATACCCAGCCGCTGATGTCGTCGGGCTACGCAGGTAAGTTTTTCAATAACGGCCTCGACGTTACGTTTGCTGACCCCGGCCGGGGTGGCATCACGCTCCTGGCTGTCGACCAGGGTAAGTTTATCGCGCCCACGCTGCGCAATATTGCCCTGACGGCCCCCTACATGCACGATGGCCGCTTCAAAACCCTGGAAGAAGTGCTCGACCACTACTCCGACCACGTGCAGATGGCCAGCCCCAACCTCGACCCCAACCTTATCCAGGGTATCAACGACCCGCCCTTTGGCACGCATATGGACCTTACGCCCACCGAAAAGCGGCAGGTGCTGGCCTTTCTGAAAACTCTGACCGACTCCACCATTATTACCGACAAGCGCTTTTCCAGCCCGTTTTAG
- a CDS encoding cytochrome-c peroxidase — protein MLPFRPQRPRIGWLAGLGLASGTLWVLLSGTRPEAIPGTVQPANFPAMRYGLVRNEPDQAAFELGRTLFYDPRLSSDGSISCGSCHQQSRAFTDGRAVPVGVAGRHSRRNAPALQNLRWRRGFMADGGVLGLEAQALAPLTSPQEMNEPLADALARLNADPEYRRRFAAIYGPGKIDTPQFLRALAQFTAALTSANSRYDKFVRHEPGGTLTAPELRGRALFQGKCSSCHATDLFTDESFRNNGLDATFPVDSGRAHITLQPADAGRFKVPSLRNVARTAPYMHDGRFATLPQVLAHYARGVRPSRTLDPLLRQPDGRLGIALSASQQREIIAFLATLTDQQFLTDPRLAAPVRETRATPPRVIDAKVVAFQHR, from the coding sequence GTGCTGCCCTTTCGTCCCCAACGGCCGCGCATTGGTTGGCTGGCCGGCCTGGGCCTGGCCAGCGGCACGCTTTGGGTCTTGCTGAGCGGCACCCGGCCCGAGGCGATTCCGGGCACAGTGCAGCCGGCCAATTTTCCGGCCATGCGCTATGGCCTGGTCAGAAATGAGCCCGACCAGGCCGCCTTCGAGTTGGGGCGCACGCTGTTTTATGACCCGCGCCTGTCGAGCGACGGCAGCATTTCGTGCGGCTCGTGCCACCAGCAAAGCCGGGCCTTTACCGATGGCCGCGCCGTGCCGGTGGGCGTGGCCGGCCGCCACAGCCGGCGTAATGCCCCGGCCCTGCAAAACCTGCGCTGGCGGCGCGGCTTCATGGCCGATGGCGGCGTGCTGGGCCTCGAGGCGCAGGCGCTGGCACCGCTCACCAGCCCCCAGGAAATGAACGAGCCCCTGGCCGACGCCCTGGCCCGGCTCAACGCCGACCCTGAGTATCGCCGGCGCTTTGCAGCCATCTACGGGCCGGGTAAAATTGATACGCCGCAGTTTTTGCGGGCGCTGGCACAGTTTACGGCGGCGCTCACCAGCGCCAACTCGCGCTACGATAAATTTGTGCGCCATGAGCCGGGCGGCACCCTTACGGCCCCGGAGCTGCGCGGCCGGGCCTTGTTTCAAGGCAAGTGCAGCAGCTGCCACGCCACCGATTTATTTACCGATGAGTCGTTTCGCAACAACGGCCTCGATGCCACTTTCCCGGTCGATTCGGGCCGGGCGCACATTACGCTGCAGCCCGCCGATGCGGGCCGCTTTAAGGTGCCGAGCCTGCGCAACGTAGCCCGCACTGCGCCCTACATGCACGATGGCCGCTTTGCCACGCTGCCGCAGGTGCTGGCGCACTACGCCCGCGGCGTGCGCCCCTCGCGCACGCTCGACCCGCTGCTGCGCCAGCCCGACGGCCGCCTGGGCATTGCGCTTTCCGCCAGTCAGCAGCGTGAAATAATTGCTTTCCTGGCAACGTTGACCGACCAGCAATTTCTGACCGACCCCCGCCTGGCCGCCCCGGTGCGGGAAACCAGGGCGACCCCACCCCGCGTTATCGACGCAAAAGTCGTGGCATTTCAGCATCGATAA
- a CDS encoding MbnP family protein, with protein sequence MKTSKHFLFFGLLLVASMAGMQGCKKDSDLQTPGEVDLQISNVVGAKPLALDGTTYSTPAGETFSVSTFEYYISNIKLTKSDGTVYAAPNTYFLVDQAKPATQHLAITGVPAGTYTGVSFIIGVDAATTQADPLALTGVLNPANSMYWTWNTGHIFLKMEGTVTSAGRPIVCHIGGYTDPYNAIVTATPSLTGKTLSVNGTHTSTISLSADVLKLFDGVSHITLSTFSNTMMPGAEAVQVAKNYGAGMFSVTQTQDN encoded by the coding sequence ATGAAAACCTCTAAGCATTTCCTCTTTTTCGGTCTGCTGCTTGTCGCTTCGATGGCCGGTATGCAGGGCTGCAAGAAAGACAGTGACCTCCAGACGCCCGGCGAGGTCGACCTGCAGATTAGCAACGTAGTCGGCGCCAAGCCTCTGGCGCTGGATGGAACCACGTACAGCACTCCGGCGGGCGAAACGTTCAGCGTCAGCACGTTCGAATACTATATATCGAATATCAAGCTTACTAAAAGCGACGGCACCGTGTATGCCGCGCCTAACACCTATTTTTTGGTCGACCAGGCTAAGCCCGCCACGCAGCACCTGGCCATCACGGGCGTACCGGCCGGCACGTATACTGGCGTGAGCTTTATCATCGGCGTGGACGCGGCCACCACCCAGGCCGACCCGCTCGCGCTGACGGGCGTGCTTAACCCGGCCAACAGCATGTACTGGACCTGGAACACGGGCCACATCTTTCTAAAAATGGAAGGTACCGTGACCTCGGCCGGGCGGCCCATCGTGTGCCACATCGGCGGCTACACCGACCCGTACAATGCCATCGTCACGGCTACCCCATCGCTTACTGGCAAAACCTTGTCGGTCAACGGCACCCATACTTCCACCATCAGCCTTTCGGCCGATGTGCTGAAACTCTTTGATGGCGTCAGTCACATCACGCTCAGCACTTTTTCGAATACCATGATGCCCGGTGCTGAGGCTGTGCAGGTAGCCAAAAACTATGGCGCGGGCATGTTTAGCGTCACCCAAACCCAGGATAACTAA
- a CDS encoding TonB-dependent receptor — MKSIFIAAGLAVCASSSQAQQAAALRGTILDAQTQQPLPGVSISVPGGSIGTTTDPNGHFALAGATPTSEVTISFVGYNAQRVHVPANGRPLTVRLEAAPVSLQGVVVSASREQEKRTEAPVAISQVSPQLIADTKATAPYQLLNKVAGVYMVDLGNEQHMMAIRQPISTNAVYLYLEDGLPIRPIGIFNHNALYEINQAGVRSIEVVKGPASSLYGSNAIGGAVNFLTQKPAPLPTAGVSVQGDGFGYRRADASASGTVGRLGLYAGGYMARQRNSWQDYTDFDKQSWTARADYTFSPKTRLIGMGTYNYLNTQTPGTLDSAHFYSRRYQSNNRFTNRVVTAVRSSLRLEHDWSPSQQTALTGFYRYNSTGQLPSYYIADVRVNGVYQSSNGQVNNQSFRSYGALVQHRADLGFLNSRLIVGGYFDYSPSTYFARYLAIQKDVANNFYTGYTDTGRYLDDYKIDLVNTAAYAQYEVQATEALRLVGGLRYDRVQYKFSNNLSGSQTTKKAAQDNIYNIVAPKLGLTYALGENRGVYANFSTGFQPPETSSLYSSRQQIELQQANFTNYEAGGWVALFERKVYLDLSVYQMEGRHEIISVLQADNTTQSANAGATRHQGVEYSLTYAPVSEVNFRLSGTNARHTYLDYSEVVNGKNFDYAGNRMAGAPGWIVNAEVFYKPRFVPGARLGLEYQRIGSYYTSTDNTKTYAGYNLLNLRLGYRLPQASLRGLEVWTNVINLTNELYASVVTANQYGTTYQAAAPRTYTLGLGYTFAAKAK; from the coding sequence ATGAAATCTATTTTTATTGCTGCCGGGCTGGCGGTCTGCGCCAGCAGCTCCCAGGCCCAGCAGGCTGCCGCGCTGCGCGGCACTATTCTCGATGCCCAGACGCAGCAGCCGCTGCCCGGCGTCAGCATCAGCGTGCCCGGCGGAAGCATTGGCACGACTACCGACCCCAACGGGCACTTTGCCCTGGCCGGAGCTACCCCGACTAGTGAGGTAACCATCTCATTTGTTGGGTATAACGCGCAGCGGGTACACGTGCCGGCCAATGGCCGGCCCCTGACGGTGCGCCTCGAAGCCGCGCCGGTAAGCCTGCAGGGCGTAGTGGTATCGGCGAGCCGCGAGCAGGAAAAGCGTACGGAAGCCCCCGTTGCCATCAGCCAGGTGTCGCCGCAGCTCATTGCCGATACCAAGGCCACAGCGCCCTACCAGCTGCTCAATAAAGTGGCCGGTGTATATATGGTAGACCTGGGCAATGAACAGCACATGATGGCTATCCGGCAGCCTATTAGCACCAACGCGGTGTATCTCTACCTGGAAGATGGCCTGCCCATCCGGCCCATCGGCATCTTCAACCACAATGCGCTGTATGAGATAAACCAGGCCGGTGTGCGCAGCATAGAGGTGGTGAAAGGCCCGGCCTCGTCGCTCTACGGCTCCAATGCCATTGGGGGGGCAGTTAACTTCCTGACCCAGAAGCCTGCGCCGCTGCCCACGGCGGGCGTGTCGGTGCAGGGCGATGGCTTTGGCTACCGCCGGGCCGACGCCAGCGCCAGCGGCACGGTGGGCAGGCTGGGGCTGTACGCGGGCGGCTACATGGCCCGGCAGCGCAACAGCTGGCAGGACTACACCGACTTCGATAAGCAGTCGTGGACAGCGCGGGCCGACTATACTTTTAGTCCGAAAACCCGGCTTATCGGCATGGGTACGTATAACTATCTGAATACCCAAACGCCGGGCACGCTCGACAGCGCGCACTTTTACAGCCGCCGCTACCAGAGCAACAACCGCTTCACCAACCGCGTGGTGACGGCCGTGCGCAGCAGCCTGCGCCTGGAGCACGACTGGAGCCCGAGCCAGCAAACGGCGCTTACGGGGTTTTATCGCTACAACTCAACCGGGCAGCTGCCGAGCTACTACATTGCCGATGTGCGCGTGAATGGCGTGTATCAAAGCTCCAACGGACAGGTTAATAACCAGTCATTCAGGAGCTACGGGGCGCTGGTGCAGCACCGGGCCGACCTGGGCTTTCTCAATTCGCGGCTGATTGTGGGCGGATATTTTGACTACAGCCCCAGCACGTACTTTGCCCGCTACCTGGCCATTCAGAAGGATGTTGCCAATAATTTTTACACGGGCTATACCGATACCGGTCGTTACCTCGACGACTATAAAATAGACTTGGTTAATACCGCCGCCTATGCGCAGTACGAAGTGCAGGCCACGGAGGCCCTGCGCCTCGTGGGCGGCCTGCGCTACGACCGGGTGCAGTATAAATTCAGCAATAACCTGAGCGGCAGCCAGACTACGAAGAAAGCGGCCCAGGATAATATCTACAACATCGTGGCGCCTAAGCTGGGCCTGACCTACGCGCTGGGCGAGAACCGGGGCGTGTATGCCAATTTCAGCACGGGCTTTCAGCCGCCCGAAACCAGCAGCCTTTACAGCTCGCGCCAGCAGATTGAGCTGCAGCAGGCCAATTTTACGAACTACGAGGCGGGCGGCTGGGTGGCGCTGTTCGAGCGCAAGGTGTACCTCGACCTGAGCGTGTACCAGATGGAAGGCCGCCACGAGATTATCAGCGTGCTGCAGGCCGACAATACCACGCAGAGCGCCAACGCGGGGGCTACGCGCCACCAGGGCGTTGAATATTCGCTGACGTACGCGCCGGTATCGGAGGTGAATTTTCGGCTCAGCGGTACCAATGCCCGCCATACTTACCTGGATTACAGTGAAGTAGTAAATGGCAAGAACTTCGACTATGCCGGTAACCGCATGGCGGGCGCTCCCGGTTGGATTGTCAATGCCGAAGTGTTTTATAAGCCGCGCTTTGTGCCCGGCGCCCGGCTGGGGCTGGAATACCAGCGCATTGGCTCCTACTATACCAGCACCGATAATACCAAGACCTACGCCGGCTACAACCTGCTGAACCTGCGCCTGGGCTACCGCCTGCCGCAAGCCAGCCTGCGCGGTCTTGAAGTGTGGACCAACGTAATAAACCTTACCAATGAGCTGTATGCCAGCGTAGTAACGGCCAATCAGTACGGCACTACCTACCAGGCCGCCGCGCCGCGCACCTACACGCTGGGCCTGGGCTACACCTTCGCCGCCAAAGCCAAGTAG